The following proteins come from a genomic window of Bactrocera tryoni isolate S06 chromosome 1, CSIRO_BtryS06_freeze2, whole genome shotgun sequence:
- the LOC120766722 gene encoding anoctamin-1 isoform X3, producing the protein MQTDEEDVIVTDSNTPERHTRPLQTDESYESYATKTTASLETPPATPPAENSTNDDTRNVGECRKFHNIDHDDHTSAYSQSEPDEDSSFVFFSEGDLPAVAFEPPYIAPLAPLLTPKRWRRKHSIKAKQVSTCRPKTNIKRKCRSPVIASKENFKSYDSLCEMFLQNERYASASGDAGSNLKIEACDKDNLNGKGKSYYFGNDDNRGVGECVELDDKLLCRNDGRTHRNADKRKLQHTTSLTLDAETSQHRRNNLAKINCSIRRNTSSKFTTPLAPMTDDILENNFVNEEDCCPPTKYNETLFFTDGVRSIDFVLAYKVDLDESQESINAHKRFKYEANLLQNGLQMEVDIREQQHIHFVKIHAPLDVLRRYAEILKLRMPMKEDLCSTTVYSKYSRLLHAAQYLSRKIPGMSAVNRSTRSAFSSLKSVVQFFLRHIFIDERYFPRRAYRFTAIYSRDKEYLFDIHHRCFFTNAVRSRIVQFILDRQYFDNPDKDPRAFGIDRMVESNVYCAAYPLHDGEITEKGTMREALYTHWASVKKWYRYQPLDYVKEYFGVKIGLYFAWLGFYTYMLLLASLIGIICFVYSLITLKDYVPVQDVCSNEHTNNLTMCPLCDRCDFWYLKETCFYAKITYLFDNPSTVFFAVFMSFWATLFLELWKRYSAEITHRWDLTGFDVHEEHPRPEYLSRLGHVKNTRTRIDYVTNIQEPVVPFWRMKFPATILSVSVVFLLILLAFVALVAVVVYRMSMLGTFKLNSSTMTTSSAIMLATASAAFVNLCLLYMLNYVYTQLAEYLTELEMWRTQTQFDDSLTLKIYLLQFVNYYASIFYIAFFKGKFVGHPGKYNTIFDYRQEECSSGGCLTELCIQLAIIMIGKQAFNTILEVIMPKIWRKIMAIQVGLSRLFNSKTHDVNKEKVERYLRDLKLLDWGPRSLFPEYLEMVLQYGFVTLFVAAFPLAPFFALLNNIFEMRLDAKKLLANHRRPVSQRVRDIGVWYRILDSIGKLSVITNGFIIAFTSDFIPRLVYRASSEGHTLAGYLNFTLSEYNITESDNLRSLAGDDSNIRTCFYADFREPPTSPRKYYLTSTFYIILACRLAFVVVFENFVALVMILVRWCIPDMSVELRDQIRREVYLTNEIIIAKEAERARLGLDRRSCSVCGHDYRADTM; encoded by the exons ATGC AAACCGACGAGGAGGATGTAATTGTCACTGATTCCAATACCCCTGAGAGGCATACACGACCGCTTCAAACGGATGAATCGTATGAATCATATGCGACCAAAACAACAGCATCGCTGGAAACTCCACCAGCAACGCCACCAGCTGAAAACAGCACAAACGACGATACTCGCAATGTGGGAGAGTGCCGGAAGTTTCACAATATCGACCATGACGATCACACTTCAGCATATTCGCAATCTGAACCCGACGAAGATTCAAGCTTTGTTTTTTTCAGCGAAGGCGATTTACCGGCAGTCGCGTTTGAGCCACCGTACATAGCGCCTCTTGCACCATTGCTTACACCAAAAAGGTGGCGGAGAAAACATAGTATTAAAGCAAAGCAGGTCAGTACGTGTCGGCCGAAAACtaacataaaaagaaaatgccGATCGCCGGTAATAGCttccaaagaaaattttaaaagttacgACAGCCTCTGTGAGATGTTTTTACAGAATGAGAGATATGCAAGTGCATCTGGAGATGCAGgtagtaatttaaaaattgaagcatgtGATAAAGATAACTTAAACGGAAAAGGCAAAAGTTACTACTTTGGCAATGATGATAATCGTGGTGTTGGTGAATGTGTTGAACTTGATGACAAACTACTATGTAGAAATGATGGTCGTACACACCGAAACGCTGATAAAAG AAAACTTCAGCACACAACGAGTTTGACACTCGATGCAGAGACATCGCAACATCGACGTAACAATTTGGCCAAAATTAATTGTAGTATCAGGCGTAATACTAGTTCTAAGTTCACAACACCGTTAGCGCCAATGACTGATgacattttagaaaataattttgtaaatgaaGAAGACTGCTGCCCACCAACGAAATAcaatgaaacacttttttttacggATGGCGTGCGTTCAATTGATTTTGTGCTTGCCTACAAGGTGGATCTGGACGAAAGCCAAGAATCGATCAATGCGCATAAGCGTTTCAAATATGAAGCCAACCTGTTGCAAAATGGACTACAGATGGAAGTGGATATCAGGGAGCAGCAGCATATTCATTTTGTGAaa ATACATGCGCCATTGGATGTTTTACGTCGCTATGCCGAAATTTTAAAGCTGCGTATGCCTATGAAGGAG GATCTTTGTAGTACCACAGTTTACAGCAAATACAGTCGTTTGCTACATGCAGCGCAATATCTCTCACGAAAG ATACCCGGCATGTCTGCAGTGAATCGCTCAACTCGAAGCGCTTTTTCTAGTCTCAAAAGTGTTGTACAATTCTTTCTTCGTCACATCTTTATTGATGAACGATATTTCCCTCGTCGTGCTTACCGTTTCACCGCCATCTACAGTCGTGATAAAGAGTATTT ATTCGATATACATCATCGATGCTTCTTCACAAATGCGGTGCGCTCTCGTATTGTGCAGTTCATATTGGATCGGCAATATTTCGATAACCCCGACAAGGATCCGCGAGCATTCGGTATTGATCGCATGGTAGAGTCGAATGTTTATTGTGCTGCTTATCCACTGCATGAT GGCGAAATCACAGAGAAAGGTACAATGCGCGAAGCTCTTTATACACACTGGGCCTCCGTTAAGAAATGGTATCGCTATCAGCCGCTTGATTATGTAAAGGAATATTTTGGCGTTAAAATtg GTCTGTATTTCGCTTGGTTGGGTTTTTACACCTATATGCTGTTGCTTGCCTCCCTGATTGGCATTATTTGTTTTGTGTATTCATTGATAACATTAAAGGATTATGTCCcagt CCAAGATGTTTGCTCCAATGAGCATACTAACAACCTCACTATGTGTCCCCTTTGTGATCGATGCGATTTCTGGTACCTCAAGGAGACATGTTTTTATGCCAAAATTACCTACCTCTTTGACAATCCCAGTACTGTGTTCTTTGCTGTCTTCATGTCCTTTTGGGCTACTCTTTTCTTGGAGTTATGGAAACGTTATTCGGCGGAAATTACGCATCGTTGGGATTTAACTGGCTTCGATGTGCACGAGGAGCACCCTCGTCCCGAGTATCTCTCGCGGTTGGGACATGTGAAAAATACTCGTACGCGCATTGATTACGTTACGAATATACAAGAACCAGTAGTACCTTTTTGGCGTATGAAATTTCCTGCCACTATTCTAAGCGTTTCGGTTGTTTTTCTGTTGATACTATTAGCTTTCGTCGCGCTTGTTGCGGTAGTAGTTTATCGCATGTCTATGCTGGGCACTTTCAAACTGAATTCTAGTACGATGACAACTTCGAGCGCCATCATGTTGGCTACAGCTTCGGCTGCTTTTGTCAACTTATGTCTGTTATATATGCTAAACTAT GTGTACACACAACTCGCTGAGTACCTGACTGAACTGGAAATGTGGCGCACACAAACGCAATTCGACGATTCATTGACACTGAAGATTTATTTATTGCAGTTTGTAAACTATTATGCATCCATCTTTTATATAGcattttttaaaggaaaattcgTTGGGCATCCAGGAAAATACAACACAATATTTGATTATCGACAAGAGGAG TGTTCCTCTGGTGGCTGTTTGACTGAACTCTGTATTCAGCTGGCAATCATTATGATTGGAAAACAAGCTTTTAACACCATACTGGAAGTAATAATGCCAAAGATTTGGCGAAAAATCATGGCTATACAAGTAGGTCTATCCCGTTTGTTCAACAGTAAAACTCATGATGTAAATAAGGAGAAAGTGGAACGTTATTTGCGCGACTTAAAATTACTTGACTGGGGTCCACGCAGCTTATTTCCGGAGTATTTGGAAATGG TTTTGCAGTATGGTTTCGTTACATTATTTGTGGCCGCTTTTCCTTTGGCGCCTTTCTTTGCGTTACTTAACAATATATTCGAAATGCGTTTGGATGCGAAAAAGTTGCTGGCCAACCATAGGCGTCCTGTTTCACAGCGTGTGCGTGATATTGGTGTTTGGTATCGGATATTGGACAGCATAGGCAAGCTGAGTGTGATAACTAAT GGCTTCATTATTGCCTTTACATCTGACTTTATACCTCGCCTAGTTTATCGTGCAAGTTCTGAGGGTCATACGCTTGCTGGCTATTTGAATTTTACATTATCCGAATATAATATAACGGAATCCGATAATTTACGTAGTTTAGCTGGTGATGATTCAAATATAAGAACGTGTTT ttATGCTGATTTTCGGGAACCACCAACTTCGCcccgaaaatattatttaacaagtACATTTTATATCATACTCGCTTGTCGATTGGCTTTCGTTGTGGTCTTTGAG
- the LOC120766722 gene encoding anoctamin-1 isoform X1 gives MQTDEEDVIVTDSNTPERHTRPLQTDESYESYATKTTASLETPPATPPAENSTNDDTRNVGECRKFHNIDHDDHTSAYSQSEPDEDSSFVFFSEGDLPAVAFEPPYIAPLAPLLTPKRWRRKHSIKAKQVSTCRPKTNIKRKCRSPVIASKENFKSYDSLCEMFLQNERYASASGDAGSNLKIEACDKDNLNGKGKSYYFGNDDNRGVGECVELDDKLLCRNDGRTHRNADKRKLQHTTSLTLDAETSQHRRNNLAKINCSIRRNTSSKFTTPLAPMTDDILENNFVNEEDCCPPTKYNETLFFTDGVRSIDFVLAYKVDLDESQESINAHKRFKYEANLLQNGLQMEVDIREQQHIHFVKIHAPLDVLRRYAEILKLRMPMKEIPGMSAVNRSTRSAFSSLKSVVQFFLRHIFIDERYFPRRAYRFTAIYSRDKEYLFDIHHRCFFTNAVRSRIVQFILDRQYFDNPDKDPRAFGIDRMVESNVYCAAYPLHDGEITEKGTMREALYTHWASVKKWYRYQPLDYVKEYFGVKIGLYFAWLGFYTYMLLLASLIGIICFVYSLITLKDYVPVQDVCSNEHTNNLTMCPLCDRCDFWYLKETCFYAKITYLFDNPSTVFFAVFMSFWATLFLELWKRYSAEITHRWDLTGFDVHEEHPRPEYLSRLGHVKNTRTRIDYVTNIQEPVVPFWRMKFPATILSVSVVFLLILLAFVALVAVVVYRMSMLGTFKLNSSTMTTSSAIMLATASAAFVNLCLLYMLNYVYTQLAEYLTELEMWRTQTQFDDSLTLKIYLLQFVNYYASIFYIAFFKGKFVGHPGKYNTIFDYRQEECSSGGCLTELCIQLAIIMIGKQAFNTILEVIMPKIWRKIMAIQVGLSRLFNSKTHDVNKEKVERYLRDLKLLDWGPRSLFPEYLEMVLQYGFVTLFVAAFPLAPFFALLNNIFEMRLDAKKLLANHRRPVSQRVRDIGVWYRILDSIGKLSVITNGFIIAFTSDFIPRLVYRASSEGHTLAGYLNFTLSEYNITESDNLRSLAGDDSNIRTCFYADFREPPTSPRKYYLTSTFYIILACRLAFVVVFENFVALVMILVRWCIPDMSVELRDQIRREVYLTNEIIIAKEAERARLGLDRRSCSVCGHDYRADTM, from the exons ATGC AAACCGACGAGGAGGATGTAATTGTCACTGATTCCAATACCCCTGAGAGGCATACACGACCGCTTCAAACGGATGAATCGTATGAATCATATGCGACCAAAACAACAGCATCGCTGGAAACTCCACCAGCAACGCCACCAGCTGAAAACAGCACAAACGACGATACTCGCAATGTGGGAGAGTGCCGGAAGTTTCACAATATCGACCATGACGATCACACTTCAGCATATTCGCAATCTGAACCCGACGAAGATTCAAGCTTTGTTTTTTTCAGCGAAGGCGATTTACCGGCAGTCGCGTTTGAGCCACCGTACATAGCGCCTCTTGCACCATTGCTTACACCAAAAAGGTGGCGGAGAAAACATAGTATTAAAGCAAAGCAGGTCAGTACGTGTCGGCCGAAAACtaacataaaaagaaaatgccGATCGCCGGTAATAGCttccaaagaaaattttaaaagttacgACAGCCTCTGTGAGATGTTTTTACAGAATGAGAGATATGCAAGTGCATCTGGAGATGCAGgtagtaatttaaaaattgaagcatgtGATAAAGATAACTTAAACGGAAAAGGCAAAAGTTACTACTTTGGCAATGATGATAATCGTGGTGTTGGTGAATGTGTTGAACTTGATGACAAACTACTATGTAGAAATGATGGTCGTACACACCGAAACGCTGATAAAAG AAAACTTCAGCACACAACGAGTTTGACACTCGATGCAGAGACATCGCAACATCGACGTAACAATTTGGCCAAAATTAATTGTAGTATCAGGCGTAATACTAGTTCTAAGTTCACAACACCGTTAGCGCCAATGACTGATgacattttagaaaataattttgtaaatgaaGAAGACTGCTGCCCACCAACGAAATAcaatgaaacacttttttttacggATGGCGTGCGTTCAATTGATTTTGTGCTTGCCTACAAGGTGGATCTGGACGAAAGCCAAGAATCGATCAATGCGCATAAGCGTTTCAAATATGAAGCCAACCTGTTGCAAAATGGACTACAGATGGAAGTGGATATCAGGGAGCAGCAGCATATTCATTTTGTGAaa ATACATGCGCCATTGGATGTTTTACGTCGCTATGCCGAAATTTTAAAGCTGCGTATGCCTATGAAGGAG ATACCCGGCATGTCTGCAGTGAATCGCTCAACTCGAAGCGCTTTTTCTAGTCTCAAAAGTGTTGTACAATTCTTTCTTCGTCACATCTTTATTGATGAACGATATTTCCCTCGTCGTGCTTACCGTTTCACCGCCATCTACAGTCGTGATAAAGAGTATTT ATTCGATATACATCATCGATGCTTCTTCACAAATGCGGTGCGCTCTCGTATTGTGCAGTTCATATTGGATCGGCAATATTTCGATAACCCCGACAAGGATCCGCGAGCATTCGGTATTGATCGCATGGTAGAGTCGAATGTTTATTGTGCTGCTTATCCACTGCATGAT GGCGAAATCACAGAGAAAGGTACAATGCGCGAAGCTCTTTATACACACTGGGCCTCCGTTAAGAAATGGTATCGCTATCAGCCGCTTGATTATGTAAAGGAATATTTTGGCGTTAAAATtg GTCTGTATTTCGCTTGGTTGGGTTTTTACACCTATATGCTGTTGCTTGCCTCCCTGATTGGCATTATTTGTTTTGTGTATTCATTGATAACATTAAAGGATTATGTCCcagt CCAAGATGTTTGCTCCAATGAGCATACTAACAACCTCACTATGTGTCCCCTTTGTGATCGATGCGATTTCTGGTACCTCAAGGAGACATGTTTTTATGCCAAAATTACCTACCTCTTTGACAATCCCAGTACTGTGTTCTTTGCTGTCTTCATGTCCTTTTGGGCTACTCTTTTCTTGGAGTTATGGAAACGTTATTCGGCGGAAATTACGCATCGTTGGGATTTAACTGGCTTCGATGTGCACGAGGAGCACCCTCGTCCCGAGTATCTCTCGCGGTTGGGACATGTGAAAAATACTCGTACGCGCATTGATTACGTTACGAATATACAAGAACCAGTAGTACCTTTTTGGCGTATGAAATTTCCTGCCACTATTCTAAGCGTTTCGGTTGTTTTTCTGTTGATACTATTAGCTTTCGTCGCGCTTGTTGCGGTAGTAGTTTATCGCATGTCTATGCTGGGCACTTTCAAACTGAATTCTAGTACGATGACAACTTCGAGCGCCATCATGTTGGCTACAGCTTCGGCTGCTTTTGTCAACTTATGTCTGTTATATATGCTAAACTAT GTGTACACACAACTCGCTGAGTACCTGACTGAACTGGAAATGTGGCGCACACAAACGCAATTCGACGATTCATTGACACTGAAGATTTATTTATTGCAGTTTGTAAACTATTATGCATCCATCTTTTATATAGcattttttaaaggaaaattcgTTGGGCATCCAGGAAAATACAACACAATATTTGATTATCGACAAGAGGAG TGTTCCTCTGGTGGCTGTTTGACTGAACTCTGTATTCAGCTGGCAATCATTATGATTGGAAAACAAGCTTTTAACACCATACTGGAAGTAATAATGCCAAAGATTTGGCGAAAAATCATGGCTATACAAGTAGGTCTATCCCGTTTGTTCAACAGTAAAACTCATGATGTAAATAAGGAGAAAGTGGAACGTTATTTGCGCGACTTAAAATTACTTGACTGGGGTCCACGCAGCTTATTTCCGGAGTATTTGGAAATGG TTTTGCAGTATGGTTTCGTTACATTATTTGTGGCCGCTTTTCCTTTGGCGCCTTTCTTTGCGTTACTTAACAATATATTCGAAATGCGTTTGGATGCGAAAAAGTTGCTGGCCAACCATAGGCGTCCTGTTTCACAGCGTGTGCGTGATATTGGTGTTTGGTATCGGATATTGGACAGCATAGGCAAGCTGAGTGTGATAACTAAT GGCTTCATTATTGCCTTTACATCTGACTTTATACCTCGCCTAGTTTATCGTGCAAGTTCTGAGGGTCATACGCTTGCTGGCTATTTGAATTTTACATTATCCGAATATAATATAACGGAATCCGATAATTTACGTAGTTTAGCTGGTGATGATTCAAATATAAGAACGTGTTT ttATGCTGATTTTCGGGAACCACCAACTTCGCcccgaaaatattatttaacaagtACATTTTATATCATACTCGCTTGTCGATTGGCTTTCGTTGTGGTCTTTGAG
- the LOC120766722 gene encoding anoctamin-5 isoform X2, which yields MQTDEEDVIVTDSNTPERHTRPLQTDESYESYATKTTASLETPPATPPAENSTNDDTRNVGECRKFHNIDHDDHTSAYSQSEPDEDSSFVFFSEGDLPAVAFEPPYIAPLAPLLTPKRWRRKHSIKAKQVSTCRPKTNIKRKCRSPVIASKENFKSYDSLCEMFLQNERYASASGDAGSNLKIEACDKDNLNGKGKSYYFGNDDNRGVGECVELDDKLLCRNDGRTHRNADKRKLQHTTSLTLDAETSQHRRNNLAKINCSIRRNTSSKFTTPLAPMTDDILENNFVNEEDCCPPTKYNETLFFTDGVRSIDFVLAYKVDLDESQESINAHKRFKYEANLLQNGLQMEVDIREQQHIHFVKIHAPLDVLRRYAEILKLRMPMKEIPGMSAVNRSTRSAFSSLKSVVQFFLRHIFIDERYFPRRAYRFTAIYSRDKEYLFDIHHRCFFTNAVRSRIVQFILDRQYFDNPDKDPRAFGIDRMVESNVYCAAYPLHDGEITEKGTMREALYTHWASVKKWYRYQPLDYVKEYFGVKIGLYFAWLGFYTYMLLLASLIGIICFVYSLITLKDYVPVQDVCSNEHTNNLTMCPLCDRCDFWYLKETCFYAKITYLFDNPSTVFFAVFMSFWATLFLELWKRYSAEITHRWDLTGFDVHEEHPRPEYLSRLGHVKNTRTRIDYVTNIQEPVVPFWRMKFPATILSVSVVFLLILLAFVALVAVVVYRMSMLGTFKLNSSTMTTSSAIMLATASAAFVNLCLLYMLNYVYTQLAEYLTELEMWRTQTQFDDSLTLKIYLLQFVNYYASIFYIAFFKGKFVGHPGKYNTIFDYRQEECSSGGCLTELCIQLAIIMIGKQAFNTILEVIMPKIWRKIMAIQVGLSRLFNSKTHDVNKEKVERYLRDLKLLDWGPRSLFPEYLEMVWFRYIICGRFSFGAFLCVT from the exons ATGC AAACCGACGAGGAGGATGTAATTGTCACTGATTCCAATACCCCTGAGAGGCATACACGACCGCTTCAAACGGATGAATCGTATGAATCATATGCGACCAAAACAACAGCATCGCTGGAAACTCCACCAGCAACGCCACCAGCTGAAAACAGCACAAACGACGATACTCGCAATGTGGGAGAGTGCCGGAAGTTTCACAATATCGACCATGACGATCACACTTCAGCATATTCGCAATCTGAACCCGACGAAGATTCAAGCTTTGTTTTTTTCAGCGAAGGCGATTTACCGGCAGTCGCGTTTGAGCCACCGTACATAGCGCCTCTTGCACCATTGCTTACACCAAAAAGGTGGCGGAGAAAACATAGTATTAAAGCAAAGCAGGTCAGTACGTGTCGGCCGAAAACtaacataaaaagaaaatgccGATCGCCGGTAATAGCttccaaagaaaattttaaaagttacgACAGCCTCTGTGAGATGTTTTTACAGAATGAGAGATATGCAAGTGCATCTGGAGATGCAGgtagtaatttaaaaattgaagcatgtGATAAAGATAACTTAAACGGAAAAGGCAAAAGTTACTACTTTGGCAATGATGATAATCGTGGTGTTGGTGAATGTGTTGAACTTGATGACAAACTACTATGTAGAAATGATGGTCGTACACACCGAAACGCTGATAAAAG AAAACTTCAGCACACAACGAGTTTGACACTCGATGCAGAGACATCGCAACATCGACGTAACAATTTGGCCAAAATTAATTGTAGTATCAGGCGTAATACTAGTTCTAAGTTCACAACACCGTTAGCGCCAATGACTGATgacattttagaaaataattttgtaaatgaaGAAGACTGCTGCCCACCAACGAAATAcaatgaaacacttttttttacggATGGCGTGCGTTCAATTGATTTTGTGCTTGCCTACAAGGTGGATCTGGACGAAAGCCAAGAATCGATCAATGCGCATAAGCGTTTCAAATATGAAGCCAACCTGTTGCAAAATGGACTACAGATGGAAGTGGATATCAGGGAGCAGCAGCATATTCATTTTGTGAaa ATACATGCGCCATTGGATGTTTTACGTCGCTATGCCGAAATTTTAAAGCTGCGTATGCCTATGAAGGAG ATACCCGGCATGTCTGCAGTGAATCGCTCAACTCGAAGCGCTTTTTCTAGTCTCAAAAGTGTTGTACAATTCTTTCTTCGTCACATCTTTATTGATGAACGATATTTCCCTCGTCGTGCTTACCGTTTCACCGCCATCTACAGTCGTGATAAAGAGTATTT ATTCGATATACATCATCGATGCTTCTTCACAAATGCGGTGCGCTCTCGTATTGTGCAGTTCATATTGGATCGGCAATATTTCGATAACCCCGACAAGGATCCGCGAGCATTCGGTATTGATCGCATGGTAGAGTCGAATGTTTATTGTGCTGCTTATCCACTGCATGAT GGCGAAATCACAGAGAAAGGTACAATGCGCGAAGCTCTTTATACACACTGGGCCTCCGTTAAGAAATGGTATCGCTATCAGCCGCTTGATTATGTAAAGGAATATTTTGGCGTTAAAATtg GTCTGTATTTCGCTTGGTTGGGTTTTTACACCTATATGCTGTTGCTTGCCTCCCTGATTGGCATTATTTGTTTTGTGTATTCATTGATAACATTAAAGGATTATGTCCcagt CCAAGATGTTTGCTCCAATGAGCATACTAACAACCTCACTATGTGTCCCCTTTGTGATCGATGCGATTTCTGGTACCTCAAGGAGACATGTTTTTATGCCAAAATTACCTACCTCTTTGACAATCCCAGTACTGTGTTCTTTGCTGTCTTCATGTCCTTTTGGGCTACTCTTTTCTTGGAGTTATGGAAACGTTATTCGGCGGAAATTACGCATCGTTGGGATTTAACTGGCTTCGATGTGCACGAGGAGCACCCTCGTCCCGAGTATCTCTCGCGGTTGGGACATGTGAAAAATACTCGTACGCGCATTGATTACGTTACGAATATACAAGAACCAGTAGTACCTTTTTGGCGTATGAAATTTCCTGCCACTATTCTAAGCGTTTCGGTTGTTTTTCTGTTGATACTATTAGCTTTCGTCGCGCTTGTTGCGGTAGTAGTTTATCGCATGTCTATGCTGGGCACTTTCAAACTGAATTCTAGTACGATGACAACTTCGAGCGCCATCATGTTGGCTACAGCTTCGGCTGCTTTTGTCAACTTATGTCTGTTATATATGCTAAACTAT GTGTACACACAACTCGCTGAGTACCTGACTGAACTGGAAATGTGGCGCACACAAACGCAATTCGACGATTCATTGACACTGAAGATTTATTTATTGCAGTTTGTAAACTATTATGCATCCATCTTTTATATAGcattttttaaaggaaaattcgTTGGGCATCCAGGAAAATACAACACAATATTTGATTATCGACAAGAGGAG TGTTCCTCTGGTGGCTGTTTGACTGAACTCTGTATTCAGCTGGCAATCATTATGATTGGAAAACAAGCTTTTAACACCATACTGGAAGTAATAATGCCAAAGATTTGGCGAAAAATCATGGCTATACAAGTAGGTCTATCCCGTTTGTTCAACAGTAAAACTCATGATGTAAATAAGGAGAAAGTGGAACGTTATTTGCGCGACTTAAAATTACTTGACTGGGGTCCACGCAGCTTATTTCCGGAGTATTTGGAAATGG TATGGTTTCGTTACATTATTTGTGGCCGCTTTTCCTTTGGCGCCTTTCTTTGCGTTACTTAA